A window of the Butyricimonas virosa genome harbors these coding sequences:
- a CDS encoding LytR/AlgR family response regulator transcription factor → MNAIIIEDEYLAAAELERLLGEVAPEITILTKLDSVSESVKWLKKNKADVIFMDIHLGDGQSFDIFEQVEVTAPVIFITAYDEYALKAFKYQGIDYILKPFDKEELQQALNKLESLSPTNTPFPVASLTVYQERFLVTVGTKMKSVTVGDVAYFMADGKYLVLFTRDGQNYILDQTISGIETKLNPAQFFKINRKFIISYNSIKEMVKYSNSRIKIVLIPVPPAGIEAIVSSERIQEFKQWLNQ, encoded by the coding sequence ATGAATGCAATTATAATTGAGGATGAATATCTTGCTGCGGCAGAGCTTGAACGGTTGTTGGGAGAGGTGGCCCCAGAGATCACGATATTGACGAAACTGGATTCGGTGAGCGAGAGCGTGAAGTGGTTGAAGAAGAATAAGGCCGATGTGATTTTTATGGATATTCATCTGGGGGACGGGCAGAGTTTCGATATTTTCGAGCAGGTGGAGGTTACGGCACCGGTTATTTTTATCACGGCTTATGATGAATACGCGCTGAAGGCATTCAAGTACCAAGGGATTGACTATATATTAAAGCCTTTTGACAAGGAGGAATTGCAGCAAGCTTTGAATAAGCTGGAATCGCTTTCGCCGACGAATACTCCTTTCCCCGTGGCATCGTTGACCGTGTATCAAGAGCGTTTTTTGGTTACCGTGGGGACGAAGATGAAGTCCGTGACGGTGGGAGATGTTGCCTATTTCATGGCAGACGGGAAGTATCTGGTACTTTTCACCCGTGATGGGCAAAATTATATTTTGGATCAAACGATCAGTGGTATAGAGACGAAGTTGAATCCGGCACAGTTTTTCAAGATCAACAGAAAATTTATTATCAGCTATAATTCGATCAAAGAAATGGTGAAATACTCCAATAGTAGAATCAAGATCGTGTTAATCCCGGTACCTCCTGCTGGAATTGAGGCAATCGTGAGTTCCGAGAGAATTCAAGAGTTCAAACAATGGTTGAATCAGTAA
- a CDS encoding zinc-dependent metalloprotease — MVRTKTFILGAITLVALSLLSEPGYSLERRKKKHAKDTTEVSKPDTYGDLVKKARITEGMVKILTVGNDYYFEVADSLMGRDLLIVNKVSGVPYELNDAGLNRGMESNDKLVRFYKDKSMNKVWVTTYNGKVSVPEEDAISESVKANYRESVIEYFPIEAYGKDSTSVVIKVNKIFDGSEKSFNDIYNEIALGGSVKKDLSKILGVKVFPKNVVVKALMTTQVVDGGVAVPLTVETTTNLVLLPKVPMKPRFADPRVGFFATEHIYFTDEQQQVEKREFVHRWRLEPKPEDVEKYKRGEVVEPVKPIVFYIDPSTPKQWREEIKAGVRDWQAAFEAAGFKNAVVAKDAPEGDEDFDIDDIRYSVITYAASQQANAMGPSVVDPRSGEIIEADVVWWHNVMSLLHTWMRVQTAPIDPRARANKLSDEHMASAIRFVSSHEVGHTFGLKHNMGASHAFPVDSLRSPSFTAKMGGTASSIMDYARFNYVAQPGDGVQEITPKIGTYDKFAINWAYRWLDTETPQEELPILNEWIQEHEGDPMYWYGEQQDPKDPIDPRSQDEDLGDDIVKANRYGIMNLKRIVPNIVAWTEEDGESFAEAGKLLMAVINQWKMYAGHVTANVGGIYINNPVKGSPEDRYIPVPKEIQKESVKYLIEEVFIVPEWLFGAEVWKKSYPIQMGVEYSPYTVARELQYATFYNLLKDERLLRMFDSEATLGRTKSYTPEEMFADIHNVIFASSKAGRNLSIYERMTQKNFVDAIIVSSNRAVEKTTKKALHHSNTCCFASKVPEFTIEPREEVQLRTLHFSSMGRVSEAVSVKRGELLKILKLAENKRNTGNVETRNHYEDLIIRIKEALNMR, encoded by the coding sequence ATGGTAAGAACAAAAACATTCATTTTAGGTGCGATAACCCTTGTTGCCCTATCATTATTGTCAGAACCGGGATATTCTCTGGAAAGACGAAAGAAAAAACATGCCAAGGATACAACGGAAGTGTCCAAACCGGATACTTACGGGGATTTGGTGAAGAAAGCCAGAATTACTGAAGGTATGGTAAAGATTTTAACGGTTGGGAATGATTATTATTTTGAGGTGGCTGATTCTTTGATGGGACGTGATCTTCTAATCGTTAATAAAGTATCGGGAGTACCTTATGAATTAAATGATGCGGGCTTGAATAGAGGAATGGAATCGAATGACAAGCTCGTGCGTTTCTATAAAGATAAATCTATGAACAAGGTGTGGGTGACAACTTACAATGGAAAGGTAAGTGTTCCCGAGGAAGATGCGATCAGTGAATCTGTGAAGGCCAATTATCGCGAGTCCGTGATCGAGTATTTCCCGATTGAGGCTTACGGGAAGGATTCTACGTCCGTGGTTATCAAGGTGAACAAGATTTTTGACGGAAGCGAGAAAAGTTTTAATGATATATATAATGAAATTGCTTTAGGCGGTTCGGTAAAGAAGGACTTGTCGAAGATATTGGGCGTGAAGGTTTTCCCCAAGAATGTGGTGGTAAAGGCGTTGATGACGACGCAGGTGGTTGATGGCGGCGTGGCGGTACCTCTTACGGTTGAAACTACAACAAATTTGGTGTTATTACCTAAGGTTCCTATGAAGCCACGTTTCGCCGACCCCCGTGTAGGTTTTTTTGCCACGGAGCATATTTATTTTACAGATGAGCAACAGCAAGTGGAAAAACGGGAATTCGTTCATCGTTGGAGATTGGAACCCAAACCGGAAGATGTAGAGAAATATAAAAGAGGAGAGGTCGTAGAGCCTGTAAAACCGATCGTGTTTTATATAGATCCTTCTACCCCGAAACAGTGGAGAGAAGAGATTAAAGCAGGAGTACGGGATTGGCAGGCCGCATTTGAGGCGGCAGGTTTTAAAAATGCAGTTGTTGCGAAGGATGCACCGGAAGGGGATGAAGATTTTGACATAGATGACATTCGTTATTCCGTCATCACCTATGCAGCATCCCAGCAGGCTAATGCTATGGGGCCGTCCGTGGTTGATCCCCGTTCAGGAGAGATTATCGAGGCTGACGTGGTTTGGTGGCATAACGTGATGTCATTATTACATACTTGGATGCGAGTGCAAACAGCACCGATAGATCCGAGAGCCCGTGCAAATAAACTGAGCGATGAGCATATGGCAAGCGCTATCCGCTTTGTTTCTTCTCACGAGGTAGGGCATACTTTCGGGTTGAAACATAACATGGGTGCTTCTCATGCTTTCCCCGTGGATTCTTTGAGATCCCCGAGCTTTACTGCAAAAATGGGTGGAACGGCAAGTTCTATCATGGATTACGCACGTTTTAACTACGTGGCTCAACCGGGAGACGGGGTACAGGAAATTACTCCTAAAATCGGGACGTATGACAAGTTTGCGATCAACTGGGCTTATCGTTGGTTAGACACGGAGACACCACAAGAGGAGTTGCCGATATTGAATGAATGGATTCAAGAGCATGAAGGCGACCCGATGTATTGGTATGGCGAACAACAAGACCCGAAAGATCCGATCGATCCTCGTTCTCAGGATGAAGACCTTGGAGATGACATCGTGAAAGCCAATCGTTACGGGATCATGAATCTGAAACGGATTGTTCCGAATATTGTCGCATGGACAGAGGAAGATGGAGAATCTTTTGCGGAGGCAGGAAAATTATTGATGGCGGTGATTAACCAATGGAAGATGTATGCCGGGCATGTTACGGCTAATGTGGGAGGTATTTATATCAATAACCCGGTGAAGGGAAGTCCGGAAGATCGGTATATCCCGGTACCGAAAGAGATTCAAAAAGAGAGCGTGAAGTACTTGATTGAAGAGGTATTTATCGTTCCGGAATGGTTATTCGGTGCTGAGGTATGGAAGAAGAGTTACCCGATTCAGATGGGCGTGGAATATTCTCCTTACACGGTTGCACGTGAGTTGCAGTACGCTACATTCTATAATCTATTGAAGGACGAGCGTTTGTTGCGTATGTTTGATTCTGAAGCGACTTTAGGCCGGACGAAGAGTTACACGCCGGAAGAGATGTTTGCGGATATTCATAACGTGATATTTGCCAGCAGTAAGGCTGGGCGTAACTTATCTATCTACGAGCGGATGACACAAAAGAATTTTGTCGATGCGATCATCGTTAGCTCGAACAGGGCTGTGGAGAAAACGACCAAGAAAGCGTTGCATCATTCAAACACGTGTTGTTTTGCCTCTAAAGTACCCGAATTTACGATTGAGCCTAGAGAAGAGGTTCAATTGAGGACCTTACACTTCTCTTCCATGGGTAGAGTTTCCGAGGCTGTATCGGTGAAGAGAGGCGAATTGTTGAAAATTTTAAAATTAGCGGAAAATAAACGAAACACGGGTAATGTAGAAACTCGTAATCATTACGAGGATTTGATTATTCGGATTAAAGAGGCGTTGAACATGAGATGA
- a CDS encoding DUF4136 domain-containing protein, which yields MKRLLFLSFIGLFAQFLVSCYPGGADNVEEMDVAITNYDKNADFTKYTTFSLPDTIVYFVAKGETPNHEFDAQILQLVKDNFTQLGYSYIEPTSEEDQQPSFIVTVSAFSNVNYYYGSDYWYNYWGWYPGWNWIWGPTWGPGWGPSYPWYPVTVYSYRSGSIVIDMIATNQEASSTKKVPVLWSGIADGLLQGSKQSIIDRMETTIDQCFIQSPYLKK from the coding sequence ATGAAACGTTTATTATTTTTATCATTCATCGGGCTGTTTGCACAGTTTCTGGTATCATGCTATCCCGGAGGCGCTGACAACGTGGAGGAGATGGACGTTGCCATAACGAATTATGACAAAAATGCGGACTTCACCAAGTACACCACATTCTCGCTCCCCGACACTATTGTTTATTTCGTGGCAAAAGGAGAAACTCCGAACCACGAATTCGATGCCCAAATTTTACAACTGGTAAAAGACAATTTTACCCAACTCGGATACTCGTACATCGAACCGACTAGCGAGGAGGATCAACAACCGAGTTTCATTGTCACCGTATCAGCTTTCTCTAACGTGAACTACTATTATGGCTCAGACTACTGGTATAACTACTGGGGTTGGTATCCGGGATGGAACTGGATATGGGGCCCGACATGGGGTCCGGGTTGGGGTCCTTCATACCCGTGGTACCCGGTAACGGTATACTCTTACAGAAGTGGTTCCATCGTGATTGACATGATCGCAACCAACCAAGAAGCCAGCTCAACCAAGAAAGTTCCTGTACTCTGGAGTGGTATCGCCGACGGTTTGTTACAAGGATCAAAACAATCTATTATTGACAGAATGGAAACGACGATTGACCAGTGTTTCATCCAGTCACCGTACTTGAAAAAATAG
- a CDS encoding outer membrane beta-barrel protein — protein sequence MRKLLIISLILFGLSPLVKGQMLNLNYQMSVPLGKMNDYAGKMSFRGMDLEYHHFLNEKFSIGGMIGWNTFYKDKGKLTGDFLFKGSKDIHTITGYQYRYINTVPIMVMGRYWLTDQNTTLRPYLGLGLGTSWTELKTDLGQFTATNARWQFAFAPEIGTIIPVNDQFAFNIGAKYTYGTKSGKVEAMQNFTISVGIVFMGN from the coding sequence ATGAGAAAGTTATTAATTATATCGCTCATACTATTCGGGCTAAGCCCATTAGTAAAAGGACAAATGCTGAACTTAAACTACCAGATGTCTGTTCCACTTGGAAAAATGAATGACTATGCCGGCAAAATGAGTTTCCGGGGTATGGATCTTGAATACCATCATTTCCTAAACGAGAAATTCTCTATCGGGGGTATGATCGGTTGGAATACGTTCTACAAGGACAAAGGTAAATTAACGGGAGACTTCCTGTTCAAAGGCAGTAAAGATATACACACGATCACCGGTTATCAATACCGTTACATCAACACGGTACCCATCATGGTGATGGGACGTTACTGGCTAACAGATCAGAACACCACGTTAAGACCTTACCTGGGACTCGGATTAGGTACCAGTTGGACAGAACTAAAAACCGATCTGGGACAATTCACTGCCACAAACGCAAGATGGCAATTTGCTTTCGCACCTGAAATAGGTACCATTATCCCCGTCAACGACCAATTTGCATTCAACATCGGGGCTAAATACACCTACGGAACCAAATCTGGCAAAGTAGAAGCCATGCAAAACTTCACGATCAGTGTAGGTATCGTTTTTATGGGAAATTAA
- a CDS encoding histidine kinase codes for MKIRTNIISIGLILLALFIAAIYLIGEKISDVGNDMNNANAREACRYRAESVAYEFKKTEELQRLAREFFGKSESYREQDLFSLLKTMQQLDPKLSRTWFFRGTNDSLRLLERNSSELRKMKLSGIELKYMYTLLDSHTDYHFSGTYHENGRTYWTTIEAIEPAATRRILFGFDISLTDLHSYFAEVTGKVSSYVFIVNERGILLSHPDENLLGTSPFQKEELDSIKEVLKSQSELEIMVHSNFLSSQVLRIYYPLLVGSEKWVIAVNVPQYGNREILDEFHRYTAMIALITVVIFAILLLFAQHKWRREYRLRRSLEQESMELHLQQLKNQINPHFLFNSLNSLSVLIGSDSMLAREFVLKLSKVYRYLLETRNESLSTVKEEIEFTRQYYFLQKIRFGEQLDLSIDVRPDCLEAKVPSISLQMLVENAIKHNQVTLQNPLCIKIYDRDECLIVENNYQPRAESSEESMGVGFERIQAIYDFYSGEKFVCNCENGCYVCQLPLLKNRL; via the coding sequence ATGAAAATTCGGACAAATATAATATCGATAGGATTAATCTTATTAGCTTTATTCATTGCTGCTATTTATTTAATAGGGGAAAAGATTAGTGATGTGGGAAACGATATGAATAATGCGAATGCACGAGAGGCTTGTCGATACCGGGCAGAATCAGTTGCGTATGAATTTAAGAAAACCGAGGAATTACAGCGATTAGCGAGAGAGTTTTTTGGGAAAAGTGAATCTTACCGGGAGCAGGATTTATTTTCGCTTTTGAAGACGATGCAACAATTGGACCCGAAATTAAGTAGAACTTGGTTTTTCAGGGGAACTAATGATTCTCTACGGTTATTGGAACGGAATAGTTCCGAGTTACGTAAGATGAAACTTTCCGGGATTGAGTTAAAGTATATGTATACATTATTGGATTCACATACGGATTACCATTTTAGTGGTACGTACCACGAGAATGGAAGGACTTACTGGACGACAATCGAGGCTATTGAACCGGCAGCGACCCGGCGTATTCTTTTTGGATTTGATATCTCGTTGACAGACTTACATTCATATTTTGCAGAGGTTACAGGGAAGGTGTCAAGTTACGTGTTTATTGTAAATGAACGGGGGATATTACTTTCGCATCCTGATGAAAATTTATTGGGGACTTCACCTTTCCAAAAGGAAGAGTTGGATTCTATCAAGGAAGTATTAAAAAGTCAGAGTGAATTGGAAATTATGGTTCATTCTAATTTCTTGTCTTCACAGGTACTTCGAATTTACTATCCCCTACTTGTCGGGAGTGAAAAGTGGGTGATTGCTGTTAACGTACCGCAGTATGGAAATCGGGAGATATTGGATGAATTTCATCGTTACACGGCGATGATTGCCTTGATTACGGTAGTTATATTCGCAATTTTGTTACTTTTTGCCCAGCATAAATGGCGTAGGGAATACCGTTTGCGACGTAGTTTGGAACAGGAGTCTATGGAGCTGCATTTACAGCAGTTGAAAAATCAGATTAACCCTCACTTTTTGTTTAATTCCTTGAATTCATTGAGTGTGTTAATTGGTTCGGATTCGATGTTGGCGAGGGAATTTGTGTTGAAGTTATCGAAGGTGTATCGCTATTTGCTGGAGACAAGAAACGAAAGCTTATCCACGGTGAAGGAAGAGATCGAGTTTACCCGGCAATATTATTTTTTGCAGAAGATTCGTTTTGGGGAGCAATTGGATTTGTCTATAGATGTGAGACCGGATTGTTTGGAAGCAAAGGTGCCTTCGATCAGTTTACAGATGTTAGTAGAGAACGCTATAAAACATAACCAGGTGACTTTACAAAATCCCTTGTGCATTAAAATTTATGATCGGGATGAATGTTTAATCGTGGAGAATAATTACCAGCCCCGTGCAGAATCTAGCGAAGAGTCTATGGGCGTGGGTTTCGAACGTATTCAGGCCATTTATGACTTTTATTCTGGTGAGAAATTTGTATGTAATTGTGAAAATGGATGTTACGTTTGTCAGCTACCTCTTTTGAAAAATCGTTTATAA
- a CDS encoding SusC/RagA family TonB-linked outer membrane protein yields MKKSLLLIALLCPLWLFAQSESDYRTIKGVVMDSVTNETLIGATVMIDPDAAEAKNLGPKGTITDFDGKFELKVPKAVKYVVVSFVGYKNAKLDVTKTTEFKVMLQPDQEQLTEVVVTGYQQIEKRKSTSAIQTVKMDDIKRIGVASIDQLLEGQVAGMTAIPTNGAPGAPSKMRIRSTVSLTGSTDPLWVLDGMILEGNDIPTDFSDKDNIDNLYNTSIAGVNPADIESITILKDASATAIYGARAANGVIVVTTKKGTAGKMRVNASAAMFVTTRPDLGKLNLMNASEKVDFELGMAANPNLTYQTDRGAVSRILTEYDQLGVYRDGGFNAISSEAQQAINKLRSSGTNWGNQVYQNAVNQQYNISVSGGSESTRYYVSAGYYNEKGTTIGTSFERFNGTMKTDFDLRDNLQLGVSLFLTHSKRGSYLSDTDAFTNASNYTRTVNPYLEAKDENGKYVYDEDIDGLKNNEARLKFNMLEERKNTDYWLKNFAVKPMLSLAYKPVTWLNLSTQVSMQIERSSTEKFADQETYFVRKYREFTAYGDNQYFLPDGGIIQNWNDDMTQYQWKLQGEFNKTFAEMHSVNFMAGFEMRGNKSTSIHTKGFGFDPRSLATKPLIFPEGTTSSASDSKFVQYQKTETENRYLSYYMTASYSYDNRYTIFGSMRFDGSNLFGVAKKYKYLPLWALSAAWNVDRESFMSSADWLSNLKLRISYGLQGNVDKNTSPFVVGDWNTTTILPGNSEPIISVSSPPNQNLRWEKTKNWNVGVDMGVFDNRISFSVDAYYRKSVDLIGMRSIPQENGFEFSTMNWAEATNKGVEFSLSTVNIRAKDFRWTMDFNIAHNTSNVDKIQVRDDSYTPSLEGHSIGALFKLNTAGLDENGMQMFWKEGQKVSMQEFFNLEDLYGFMTLSNLTAEEYRNLFTYAGTTEPKFTGGFINRFYYKNFDLTISTSFIIDQTMQETPFYNPSATSPGSNYSNRVSQIWSSSNTTGLYPKVLGNNENDAMIYNWYNSDDPANSFKNYDYWFKDMSYLRVNSIRLGYTLPNEVIKKLRLGSARISFEARNPFVIASSYKGYFDPETWGNIYAQPLPKTFSCGLDITF; encoded by the coding sequence ATGAAGAAAAGTTTATTATTGATTGCGTTATTGTGTCCGCTTTGGCTGTTTGCCCAAAGCGAGAGCGACTATCGTACGATCAAAGGAGTCGTGATGGACTCCGTGACGAACGAGACTTTGATTGGAGCTACGGTAATGATAGACCCGGATGCGGCAGAGGCTAAGAATCTCGGCCCGAAGGGAACAATTACTGATTTTGACGGAAAGTTTGAATTGAAAGTGCCGAAAGCGGTGAAATATGTGGTGGTTAGTTTTGTTGGTTATAAAAATGCGAAACTGGACGTGACGAAGACCACGGAATTTAAGGTTATGTTACAACCGGATCAGGAGCAGTTGACCGAGGTGGTGGTGACAGGTTACCAACAGATCGAGAAACGTAAATCGACATCGGCAATTCAGACCGTAAAGATGGACGATATAAAACGTATCGGTGTTGCCAGTATCGATCAGTTGTTGGAAGGACAAGTGGCGGGTATGACTGCAATTCCAACGAATGGAGCTCCAGGTGCCCCGAGTAAAATGCGTATTCGTAGTACGGTTTCTTTAACAGGAAGCACAGACCCACTTTGGGTATTGGATGGGATGATTCTGGAAGGGAATGATATTCCTACAGATTTTAGTGATAAGGATAATATTGACAATCTGTATAATACTTCAATTGCTGGTGTGAATCCGGCAGATATTGAAAGTATAACGATCTTAAAAGATGCATCGGCTACAGCTATTTATGGAGCTCGTGCTGCGAATGGAGTTATTGTTGTGACAACGAAGAAAGGAACTGCCGGAAAGATGCGGGTAAATGCTTCTGCTGCGATGTTCGTAACAACAAGACCAGATCTTGGAAAGTTGAATCTGATGAATGCTTCTGAGAAAGTGGATTTTGAGTTGGGAATGGCTGCCAATCCGAATTTGACTTATCAAACGGATAGAGGTGCTGTTTCTCGTATTCTTACTGAATATGATCAATTGGGAGTTTACCGAGATGGTGGTTTTAATGCAATATCTTCAGAAGCTCAGCAGGCAATAAATAAATTGAGAAGTTCCGGAACTAACTGGGGCAATCAAGTTTATCAGAATGCCGTGAATCAGCAATACAATATTAGTGTTTCCGGAGGATCTGAGTCAACTCGTTATTATGTTTCTGCTGGTTATTATAATGAGAAGGGAACAACGATTGGTACTAGTTTTGAGCGTTTTAACGGAACGATGAAAACGGATTTTGATTTGAGAGATAATTTGCAATTAGGAGTTTCGTTATTCTTAACTCATAGTAAACGGGGAAGTTATCTTTCAGATACAGATGCTTTTACAAATGCATCTAACTATACTCGAACTGTCAATCCTTATTTGGAAGCAAAAGATGAAAATGGGAAATATGTTTATGACGAGGATATTGATGGATTAAAAAATAATGAAGCCAGATTAAAGTTTAATATGTTGGAAGAACGTAAAAACACGGATTATTGGTTGAAAAATTTTGCGGTGAAACCCATGCTTTCATTAGCTTATAAACCTGTTACCTGGTTGAACTTATCCACGCAAGTATCTATGCAGATTGAGAGATCCAGTACTGAAAAATTTGCAGATCAAGAAACATATTTTGTGCGTAAATACAGAGAATTTACCGCCTATGGGGACAATCAGTATTTTTTGCCAGATGGAGGGATTATTCAAAATTGGAATGATGATATGACTCAGTATCAGTGGAAATTGCAGGGAGAGTTTAACAAGACTTTTGCAGAGATGCATTCTGTTAATTTCATGGCAGGTTTTGAGATGCGTGGGAATAAAAGTACAAGTATTCATACGAAAGGTTTTGGATTTGATCCCCGTTCTTTGGCGACAAAACCTCTTATTTTCCCGGAAGGGACAACTTCTTCGGCTTCTGATTCAAAGTTTGTACAATATCAGAAAACAGAAACAGAGAACCGTTATTTGTCATATTATATGACAGCGTCTTATTCGTATGACAACCGGTACACAATATTTGGAAGTATGCGTTTTGACGGATCAAATTTGTTTGGTGTTGCCAAGAAGTATAAATATTTACCATTGTGGGCATTGTCTGCAGCATGGAATGTTGATCGGGAGAGTTTTATGAGTAGTGCCGATTGGCTTTCTAATTTGAAATTGCGTATATCTTATGGATTACAGGGAAATGTTGACAAGAATACGTCTCCTTTTGTTGTTGGAGATTGGAATACTACAACAATTTTACCAGGAAATTCAGAACCGATTATTTCTGTTTCCTCCCCTCCAAACCAGAATTTGCGTTGGGAAAAGACAAAGAACTGGAATGTGGGAGTAGATATGGGTGTATTTGATAATAGAATCTCGTTCAGTGTTGATGCGTACTATCGGAAGAGTGTGGATTTAATAGGAATGCGATCTATTCCTCAAGAAAATGGTTTCGAGTTTTCAACCATGAATTGGGCTGAAGCAACAAATAAAGGAGTTGAATTTTCTTTATCAACAGTAAATATTCGAGCCAAAGATTTCCGTTGGACTATGGATTTTAATATTGCGCATAACACGAGTAATGTTGATAAAATTCAAGTGAGAGATGATTCGTATACCCCTTCATTGGAAGGACATTCTATTGGCGCCTTGTTTAAATTGAATACGGCAGGTTTGGATGAGAATGGTATGCAAATGTTTTGGAAGGAAGGTCAGAAAGTCTCTATGCAAGAATTTTTCAATCTTGAAGATTTGTATGGATTTATGACATTGTCAAATCTGACAGCTGAAGAATATAGAAATCTGTTCACGTATGCAGGAACAACAGAGCCTAAATTTACTGGAGGTTTTATAAATCGTTTCTATTATAAAAATTTTGATTTGACAATTAGTACGAGTTTTATTATTGATCAAACTATGCAGGAAACACCATTTTATAATCCTTCCGCAACATCTCCGGGATCAAATTACTCAAACAGGGTTTCTCAGATTTGGTCGTCTTCCAATACCACGGGATTGTATCCTAAAGTATTAGGAAATAATGAGAATGATGCTATGATTTATAATTGGTATAATAGTGATGATCCGGCTAATTCGTTTAAAAATTACGATTATTGGTTTAAGGATATGAGCTATTTGAGAGTAAATAGTATCCGATTGGGATACACTTTACCTAATGAGGTTATAAAGAAATTACGTTTAGGTAGTGCTCGAATTAGTTTTGAGGCTCGTAATCCGTTTGTAATCGCATCAAGCTATAAAGGTTATTTTGATCCGGAAACCTGGGGAAATATATATGCACAACCTCTTCCAAAGACGTTTTCATGTGGTTTAGATATAACATTTTAA
- a CDS encoding RagB/SusD family nutrient uptake outer membrane protein, producing the protein MFVLSSCNYLDIVPTGKVIPEKVTEFRALLTNGYSAFPKYKYLLSLRSDEVMPIVGDSYYMDYIDFAIWQDNSPNTTVNYPWSNPYKAIFYANSVIEDIMSAEEDTEEDSREQVKGEALLLRAYTHFDLLNLYGKPYKPESAISDRGIPIATQIDIEQKYEAATVEEVYNQIFADIKEGRELLQVEQQSRDVQYRFSKRSAMALEARVRLYHQDWEDALELAEELIPSCSLENLNEATAGDPALVTSKEAIMSLEVIGSYYLNGGMHITSQLLEKYNQAGDKRLGVYFKENGDYYVCKREYGNNARITFRSGEIYLIAAEAAAHVEGRLELAKTRLKELMVNRLTPDYYAEKAVEIDGMNQNQLIEEIANERARELAIEGHRWFDLRRTTRPSMEKTYVLNGEERTATLTQDDVRYTISFPKEATESNPNLHN; encoded by the coding sequence ATGTTTGTGCTAAGTTCTTGTAATTACTTGGATATAGTACCGACTGGTAAGGTTATTCCAGAAAAAGTTACGGAATTTAGAGCGTTGCTTACTAACGGATATAGTGCATTTCCGAAATATAAATATTTGTTGTCACTTCGTTCGGACGAGGTAATGCCGATAGTTGGAGATAGTTATTATATGGACTATATAGATTTTGCAATATGGCAGGATAATTCTCCGAATACGACTGTAAACTATCCTTGGAGTAATCCATATAAAGCAATATTTTATGCTAATAGCGTTATTGAGGATATCATGTCTGCGGAGGAGGATACAGAAGAAGATTCTAGGGAGCAAGTGAAGGGAGAAGCTTTATTGCTTCGTGCTTATACTCATTTTGATTTGTTGAATTTATATGGAAAGCCCTATAAACCTGAATCTGCAATATCTGATAGAGGAATTCCTATCGCGACTCAAATAGATATAGAGCAAAAATATGAAGCGGCAACTGTCGAAGAGGTGTATAATCAGATATTCGCAGATATAAAGGAAGGACGGGAGTTATTACAAGTGGAACAACAATCTCGGGATGTCCAGTATCGTTTCTCAAAAAGATCTGCTATGGCTCTTGAAGCCAGAGTGAGACTATACCATCAAGATTGGGAAGATGCCTTAGAATTGGCAGAAGAATTGATCCCTTCATGTTCTTTAGAAAATTTGAATGAGGCAACAGCGGGAGATCCGGCTTTAGTTACATCTAAAGAGGCGATCATGTCTTTGGAAGTGATTGGTAGTTACTATTTGAATGGAGGAATGCATATTACCTCTCAATTATTGGAGAAATATAATCAAGCGGGCGATAAACGTTTAGGGGTATATTTTAAAGAGAATGGAGATTATTATGTATGTAAAAGAGAATACGGTAATAATGCGAGAATTACCTTCAGGAGTGGAGAAATATATTTGATTGCGGCAGAAGCTGCTGCTCATGTGGAAGGAAGACTTGAACTCGCAAAGACTCGATTAAAAGAATTGATGGTTAATCGATTAACTCCGGATTATTATGCGGAAAAAGCTGTCGAGATAGATGGTATGAATCAGAATCAGTTAATTGAGGAAATTGCTAATGAACGTGCAAGAGAATTAGCAATCGAGGGACATCGGTGGTTTGATTTACGTCGTACTACTCGCCCAAGTATGGAGAAAACCTATGTTTTAAATGGTGAAGAGAGAACGGCAACTCTAACTCAAGATGATGTTCGTTATACCATATCTTTCCCGAAAGAAGCAACGGAATCTAATCCGAATTTGCACAATTAA